A genomic stretch from Thunnus maccoyii chromosome 19, fThuMac1.1, whole genome shotgun sequence includes:
- the egfl7 gene encoding epidermal growth factor-like protein 7, giving the protein MYQTLLLSSSLFILHVMGTPQFFAHHGRRACGRDLRHNVVMATESYVQPVHKPYITVCQGHRLCSTYKTVYSVAYRQVSRVAPPSRFYPECCPGWRRFHSHNCNQAVCDQACENGGTCLRPNQCACPLGWTGHQCQTDVDECSEQWPCAQECVNTAGSYRCACRDGFRLAGDGRSCQNLPPPPPPPPPATPPSPTQTSQATVGGHTDAGFSLVENVTEEVQSLRNRVELLEKKLQLVLAPFSSFFPLSLDEGLSEKTTLLSHSFQQLDRIDSLSEQIGFLEERLGTCSCQEN; this is encoded by the exons ATGTACCAAACGCTgctcctttcctcctccctcttcatcCTTCATGTGATGGGCACTCCCCAGTTCTTCGCTCACCATGG GAGGAGGGCGTGTGGCCGAGACCTCCGTCACAACGTTGTCATGGCAACGGAGTCGTACGTCCAGCCGGTGCACAAGCCGTACATCACCGTGTGTCAGGGGCATCGCCTCTGCAGCACATACAA GACCGTGTACTCGGTGGCATACCGGCAGGTGAGCAGAGTGGCGCCTCCATCGCGTTTCTACCCAGAGTGCTGCCCGGGATGGCGGAGATTTCATTCTCACAACTGCAACCAAG ctgtgtgtgatcAAGCCTGTGAGAATGGAGGTACCTGCTTAAGACCCAACCAGTGTGCTTGTCCGCTAGGCTGGACAGGGCACCAGTGCcaaacag ATGTGGACGAGTGCAGCGAGCAGTGGCCGTGCGCCCAGGAGTGCGTGAATACAGCTGGCAGCTATCGATGTGCATGCAGAGACGGCTTCAGGCTTGCCGGAGACGGCCGTTCCTGTCAaaaccttcctcctcctcctcctcctcctccccctgcaACTCCTCCCTCTCCCACCCAGACAAGCCAGGCAACAGTGGGTGGTCACACTGATGCGG GTTTCAGCCTGGTGGAGAATGTAACGGAGGAAGTACAGAGCCTGAGGAACAGAGTAGAGCTGCTGGAGAAG AAGTTGCAGTTGGTGTTGGCCCCCTTCAGCAGCTTCTTTCCGCTGTCGCTGGACGAAGGCTTGTCAGAGAAAACCACCTtactctctcactctttccaGCAACTAGACCGCATCGACTCCCTTAGTGAGCAGATTGGCTTTCTGGAGGAGCGCCTCGGCACAT GTTCCTGCCAGGAAAATTAA